Genomic segment of bacterium:
CAGGTCTCCTTTCCAAGAAACGGGAGGCCGGGCCGTTTCCAGCCGGACCCATCGGCCGGCCGCCGTGGGCATTTCGATCGGCCCCTGCAGGCGGTTCGGCTCGGAGAAAATATGTAAACGCAGTACACCCTTATACTAGGTAAGTTACGGAAAAGGAAGGAGAAATATAGTGTCTGGTGTCTTGGGTCTAGTGTCTGGAACGATCCTGGGCGAAGGATAAAGAGTGAAGAACAAAGGCCTGATTCCACCTTCCACCCCTTCGATCGCGCCGTGGACGTGACTCAGGGCCTTGGGCTTCCCCTTTCCACTTCCTGAATTTTACAGCATCAATATCCGGCTCTTCAATATCAGGATCTCGAAAGCCACCGAGGCCTTCTGCATGACCCGGACGAGGAAGGCGGCCTCTTCCTCGGTGATGCCGGAGGTGAACTTGAACCCGACGATGACCGAAACGGTGTGCTTTTTAAGCAGCAGGGGGCAGATCACCACCTCCCCGGGCACTTTCATGCTGAGTTCCTTGAGCCAGGGGTTGCTCTCGAAAAGGTCCACTCCCCGGAACCGCTCCAGGGTCCTCGATTCCCGGATGTTGAACAGGACGTTCTGGAAGTTCACCGGCAGGGCCATGCTCCCGAAATCGACCACCGGTTTGGCCGATCCCCCGGACATCCAACCCAGCGCCTCGTCTCCCTTGATGATGAACAGGAAGGCGTCATCCATGAACCTCAGGCCGGCCCTGATGAGGGTCTGGGCGACATCGTCCCTGTTGTGGATGCCGAAAAACGCGTCGTTGATCCCGGTGATGTCGAGGGGGTCGAAGGGCTCCATGTCCTCTTCGGTGAGCTCCACGAGTTCAACCAGCTCCGCCTCCACCAGCTCCGCTTCCGCAAACTCCGCTTCCGCGGAATCCGGTACTGCCGGAACCGGGGCCGGCGCCTGCCCGGAGGCCGACATCCGTTTCTGTTCGGCGGCCACATCCTGGCTGACGGCGATGTACCGGGCTTCGCGCCTTATGCTGTAGTACTTCTCCAGCGCCTGGACGATGCGCAGCTCGCTGGCGATGACCGGCTGGATGATCATGTTGGTCTGGAACGCTACCTCGTCAACGATGTCCAGCTTGTGGGGGTCGGTCATGGCCAGGGTGATACGCTTCCCGTCGAGGGCGATGGGCACGATGCGGTACATTTCGAGGAGCTTCTTGGGGACCGAGTCCAGGACGGGCCTGGGGATCTTTTCGAAGTGCTGCGGCTCGGCGTAGGCGACGTTGAACTGAAGGGCGAGAAGCTTCATGAGAGCGTCTTCGGTGATCGCTCCCATCTCCAGGAGGTTGGTCCCGAGGCGGCCGCCGAAGATGACCTGGCGCTGGAGGCCTTCAGCCAGGATCTTCTCGGTCACCAGACCTTTTTCAATCAGCAGTTGACCCAGGTTCTTCTTCATCGGTCAACTCTCCCGAGGTATCCGTGAGGGGTTTCCTGCCGAAAATCCGGGCCACGACCACGCTGATCTCGAAAAGGATGATCAGGGGGCCTGCCATGAAAAGCTGGGTGACGACGTCAGGGGGTGTCAGTACGGCGGCCCCGATGAAAGCGACCACGATGAAATAGCGCCGGTTCTTTGTCAGCATCTGGTGGGTCAGGAGGCCTATGCGCGCAAGGAAATAGGTGATAAGCGGCATCTCGAAGACGAAACCGAAGGCCAGCAGGAGCTTGGTGGCGAAGGAGAGGTACTCCTTGAGCGAGGGGAAGGGACGGATGACGTCGGTGGCAAATCCGAGCAGGAACTTGAACCCGAAGGGGAAGACGACAAAGTAGCCGAAGCTGGCTCCCGTGATGAAGAACAGGGTGGAAAAGATGACGAAGGGAACAACCGTCCTTCGCTCCTGGGCGTGCAGCCCCGGAGCGATGAAGGCCCAGAACTGGTAGAAGAGGATCGGCAGGGAGAGAAAAACGCCTGCCAGGAGCGAGACCTTGAGGTAGGTGAAAAACGCCTCGGTCACCCCTGTAAAGATCATCCACGAGTTGTTTTCCGGCAGCGACGCGATGAGAGGGATGGCGACGAATTCGAAGATCCGGTCCTTGAAGGCGTAACAGACCAAAAAGCCCACACCCACCGCAATGGCGCTCACGATGAGCCGCTTGCGCAGTTCCTCGAGGTGGACTGTGAAGGGGAGCCGGTTTTCAGACATTCCCGGGTTCGTCGGTGGAATCGTCCGGGGTCTCGCCGCCGCCTTCGATCTCCTCCAGGTTGTACGAGATCCCGGACTCGGCTTCGGGTGCGGTTTCGGCGGATGCCGATGCGGTTTTTTCGTCCCCGGTCACAGGGGGGGTGGTTTTGTCCCCGGAAGGCCCGCCCTGGTCGTCTTCCTCTTCCGGGACCAGGTCGGGGTACTTTTTGCGGAACTGCTCATGCTTGTCGCGCTCCAGGTCCACACGGACTGTGGACTGGAGGTCGTCGGCCGCCTTCTTGAACTCGGCGAGCCCCTTGCCCAGTGTCCGGGCCAGGTCGGGAAGCTTCTTGGGCCCGATGACGATGAGGGCGACGACGAGGATGATGATGATTTCCTGCATTCCAATGCCTAACATGAGATCTCCAGGGATGAGTGCAGAGTACAAAGTGCAGGATGCAGAGTTATAATGAAATACAAGGAATTGAGAATTGAGAACAAAAGCGGCTTATGCATTACTTCCTCAACCCTCAACCATGATAGGGTCGCAAAAAGTCCAATCCGGGACTTTTCGCTCCACGGAAAGGGAAAAGCGTCGTTTTCCCTTTCCTTA
This window contains:
- the tatC gene encoding twin-arginine translocase subunit TatC, with amino-acid sequence MSENRLPFTVHLEELRKRLIVSAIAVGVGFLVCYAFKDRIFEFVAIPLIASLPENNSWMIFTGVTEAFFTYLKVSLLAGVFLSLPILFYQFWAFIAPGLHAQERRTVVPFVIFSTLFFITGASFGYFVVFPFGFKFLLGFATDVIRPFPSLKEYLSFATKLLLAFGFVFEMPLITYFLARIGLLTHQMLTKNRRYFIVVAFIGAAVLTPPDVVTQLFMAGPLIILFEISVVVARIFGRKPLTDTSGELTDEEEPGSTAD
- the tatA gene encoding twin-arginine translocase TatA/TatE family subunit, coding for MLGIGMQEIIIILVVALIVIGPKKLPDLARTLGKGLAEFKKAADDLQSTVRVDLERDKHEQFRKKYPDLVPEEEDDQGGPSGDKTTPPVTGDEKTASASAETAPEAESGISYNLEEIEGGGETPDDSTDEPGNV